The genomic DNA ggcgacgaaaagaattaggcccaaaattatggttaagggtaaatgaattacaaaaataaaaacttagtgaTGGAGAAAAGACTCAAACTTGAGATCTTTGGattattttgagatggttttTGTCACTACACCACTATACCTTTTTTTGCATAATAAACGGAcaaatatactaaatatataatttaataaatatatacaagcttATAAAGACTTTTCGGGCCCTTTAAAATTTTGGGCCTCGGGCGTCGGCACGGGTTTGCCAGGCCCAGAGCCGGGCGTGGACATGTAGACGCGTTTTTTTTTTCACCCTTCACACCGCCAAAAGAGTGTAGTAGAAGGGCTTGGTTGTTGATTGTGTAATTAttcttattttttaattttatatttgtTTGTTAGTTAAAAAGTacgtaattaaatattaattaaaaatgtGTAATTAGATAATGTTAAAGGTCATCGTTGGATATGATGTGACACATGAAACGCGTATGTAGTCGATCAAAAAGTATTCTTGTTTGAATGAGAGAGCGACATCTATGTAGTGGAGTCAAAAagtatttttttaacttttttattagaATGGTTTCTATGTACAATATAGCCAAAGTTTCAAAAATAAAAGTAAGTTTTTTATAAGTTTTCACCTATAAAACTTATGGTTTATTCCTTACTTTTTGTGGATCCCAATAGACTTCTTCATAACTCTAATTATTGATTGAGAAACATAGTAATTGAACTCGTTATGAGATTAATGACGATGCGTTCCATGTCTCATGTCCAGTGAGATGTCGGTAACTAAAGTATAGGTTATTATACAAAATGACACTTTCGTGATCATCAAAggctagggctgcaaacgaatcgaacgaacacgaacaagaccttattcgtgttcgtttgttaagaaatatatgtgttcacgaaccgttcacgaacacttatcgaacaagattttatgttcgtgttcgtttgtgtttgtttgttaattttaggcaacgaacaaaaacaaatgttgacgaacacaaatgagcacaaactaatgttcatgaacacaaatggaaacaaacgaacgcAAACAATCGTTTCATGAACATAATATAAATACAgtgacacttattagatatttaatttgtcgaaattttgaaatatttaaatagatataaaaactaaaacactaatgaactatcgaacacaaatggACACGttatcgaacgttcacgaacataaacgaacgaacgcgACCTCTgatcatgtttgttcatttaactaaacgaacgaaatttcttgttcgtgttcgtttgtttaataaacgaacaaacacaaacgaacttcccgccgcacggttcacgaacggttcgccgaacgtttggttcatttgcagccctatgACAAGTGCAGTTGGTAAATCTCATGGGGTGGCTTGAAGGAGAATTAATATAATTAAcaataagagtaaattactattttgcccCTAAGGTGTAGTCAGTTTAACTCTTTTTAACTCAAAAAGGAATCTTTTGTCACATGAGACCCTAAGATTGTATTATGTAACAGTTTTGGCTCTTAAATAGACATCTTGCCGACCTGATCAATGTGCTTAGCCCTACtaaaaagttatgtaaaactgaatTACAAGGTAAATCTCCTTTGGCAGTTAGAGGTCGCATGGTGCATACTAACTGCTAAAAGAGTAATTGCCCAGCAATGCACCAATACATTAGTGTACCTCACGAATTTTGCCCATgagaaaaaagacaaaataacagggtttttttttttgagaaatctGAGTTGATTTTGCTTTTGTGCGAAAATGACAATAAAAATGAAACTACAGTAAGTAACACAGTTGCAAAAACTTAAAGcttttggacgaaaatgacaataAAAATGAAACTACAATAAGTAACCCAGTTGCAAAAACTTAGAGATTTGGACTAAAGGGGGAAAAGTGAAAAAATAAAATGGAAGTTTAATCATATTTAAAAGATCATGTATTTTAGTCTGGTTTCATGAAACCAAAGGCCAATAAACAAAGTAGAACAAAGAAGGTTTCCAaagatcttcatcttcatcttgtatTACTACACTTTGAATTCCAGCAAGATGATTAATTTTCTCAGAAAGGGAATGCGTATTTCCCACCATTCATCCCTTTTTGTTATGGCAGGTCAGCTAGTGTTTTGCTTCCTCTCCAGCACATTGTCTTTTCTGCTTGATTGATTTGAAACTGCAAGTAAGGATGAAGTGCACAAGAATTGGACTTTGTTATTACTCTACTGCTTCACCCTCAACCTCCCATTTCAATCAAAGAATCCTGCATCTCAAAAATGCTTCCGGAGCCACTAAGATCAGTGATGCCCTCCaactgtttgatgaaatgcttcaaAGACAACCTCCACCGAATATCACCCAATTTACACAGTTGATTTCTGTTATTGTCAGGATGAAACATTATTCCACTGCTCTTTCACTCTTTAGGCAAATGAGGTTGATGGGTATTCCTAGTGATCTTTATACAATGAACATCTCTATTAACTGTCATTGCCGGTTGAATCAAGTTACTTATGGTTTTGCCTTACTCGCAACCATCTTCAAACAAGGTTTTCCACCTAATTTGACTACCTATAACACTCTCATTCATGGGCTTGTTCTTGCTGATCGGGTCTTTGAAGCTGTTGAGTTATTCAAGAAACTGCTTAGAGATAAACTTTGTGATCCTGATCACGTTATGTATGGAAGCGTTATTAATGGGCTCTGTAAAGTAGGTCACACTAGCAAGGCCCTTGAATTGCTCACGTTCATGGAATCAGGCTCTTGTAAACCTTGTGTACGCCATTTCAATACAGTCATTGATAGCCTCTGCAAAGATAGAATGGTTGATGATGCATTAGAATTATTTACGCATATGACTGAAAAGGGTGTCCTTGCGAACGTTATCACTTACAACTCTTTGGTTCAAGGTCTATGTAACTTTGGTCGAGAGACAGAAGCTGCAAAAATGTTGATGGATATGGAGGAGGTAGCAGTATCTCCCTCAGTGGTTACCTTTAATATCTTGGTGAATTCCTTTTGCAAGCAAGGATCCGTAAAAGAAGCAGAGCTTGCTGTACAAGCAATGGTACGAAGAGGTCTACATCCAAACATAATCACTTACAGTGCACTAATGGATGGATACTGTTTACGTGGTGAAATAGAGGAAGCAGAGAATGTTATAGATCGTATGATGGAGCAGGATATTGTGCCTGATATCATCACCTATAACAGCCTGATAAATGGATACTGCAAGAAGAAGCAAATTGATAAGGCCAGGCATctttttcaagaaattcaagtTAAGGGTTTGATTCCGGATGTTGTTACTTACAATAGCATGTTACAAGGCTTGTTTCTATCAGGGCATCCTGCAACGGCTATAGAACTGTTTATTAAGATGCAAGAAAAGGGCCTGGCTCCCAATATATGCACCTATCGTATCTTGTTGCATGGAATGTGCAAAAACTCCCAGTGTTCTGATGCCTTGGCTCTCTTCCGTTCGCTGGGGAATGAAGAATTGATGGAAGATGTAGGGTTGTATAATATATTGATTGACGGTTGTAGCAAATGTGGGAATCCTAACGTGGCTATGGATCTGTTTGATGAACTCTGTTTGAAAGGATTGAAACCTGATGTTAGGACATATACAGTGATGATAAGTTTGTATTGCCAACAAGGCTTATTTGTTAAAGGTAAAGAATTGCTTAGAAAGATGGAAGAGAATGATTGTTTGCCAAATAGCTTCACATACAATGTTATTGTTCGAGAGTTATTGAAGGAAAACGAGTGTGGACAAGCTGAGATATTTCTCGAAGAAATGATAAACCGAGGTTTTATGCCTGATCATGCTACTTTTGAGAACTTACTAGTCCGGATACCAAACGTTGGAAAAGATTCTCGTTTACGAACTATCGTTCTAAAGCTAACAAGTGTAGAAAGAAAAGACGCCAAGAGTACTTAATCTAACATCTCGGTTCATTTCTTGAACTTGGAAAAATCAAGTTTGGGTGTTTGCTAATTGTTGTAGATTTCTTGCTTGTTTAAGTTGCATAGAACATATGGCAGTTCAGATATAATGAATggtaaaagtttttttttgttgCCTTTTTACTCTTTATTTAACTGTTCTAATTACAAACTGATAGAGTAATTAGTTAATTAAATATGCTATATGAATCTATTAAGAATTATACTTCTCTGCACATGTCAACTCAAAGTTGTATTATGAAGTATTTGATATAACGCCATATGTAATGGAGCGTGATAGTGATTTTGAAAGGCACGACACATAGGCGCCAACTAGGCGTGATTCCTCTTAGTATCACTAACATATGTAATGGAGTGTTGATCAACAAAATCCTAACTTTGAAACAATATCAGTCGCCGTCGACGCCAGTCAAGTAACGCCGCCCTCTGCAACTCCCCGTCGAACCAGTCAAGTAGCGCCGCCCTCTGCAACTTCTGGTGGTACTTGGTCGGTTTTTCGGTGGTTCAATGGTAGTTGGGTTTTCCGGTGGTTCGCTAGTGGTAAAAAAACAGAGGGTGTTCGTTGATGGTGGTGCAGAAACAAAGAGAAAGAATGAGAGAaaggtgggggtggggtggggttgGGGTTGGGGTTGTTATTTGTTTTATTACAAGTGGGTCCCacaaatatatttttttctttaatacttaattaatttattttgttttatattaagggtaatttagtaatttcacacccacttaactgagaaaactaaacTCCATCCGCACTAGGGACTATACgagaacgaaattgcaaaagttggggactataggtataattttagaaagttaggggctaaaggtgaaaaatgaacaaaccacagggactgtaGAGACACTTTTCTCTAAAGCTTTTGTGCTAGTTATTTTGAGTGGCCCTTTGAGTTTCAAAGAGACATGATAATAAGATGCAAAAGATGTCATACGTGAAGGAAACCAAGAGTGGTGGAAATAAGACCCTTGTACGTTCTTGCTACAAGATTCGCAGGGCCGGCCCtaagaattcgtgtaccctgttcgagctcgaaaaaacgtgcccttagtcGTTAACGAAATTTAGTATTGGAC from Helianthus annuus cultivar XRQ/B chromosome 7, HanXRQr2.0-SUNRISE, whole genome shotgun sequence includes the following:
- the LOC110869057 gene encoding pentatricopeptide repeat-containing protein At1g62930, chloroplastic — encoded protein: MKCTRIGLCYYSTASPSTSHFNQRILHLKNASGATKISDALQLFDEMLQRQPPPNITQFTQLISVIVRMKHYSTALSLFRQMRLMGIPSDLYTMNISINCHCRLNQVTYGFALLATIFKQGFPPNLTTYNTLIHGLVLADRVFEAVELFKKLLRDKLCDPDHVMYGSVINGLCKVGHTSKALELLTFMESGSCKPCVRHFNTVIDSLCKDRMVDDALELFTHMTEKGVLANVITYNSLVQGLCNFGRETEAAKMLMDMEEVAVSPSVVTFNILVNSFCKQGSVKEAELAVQAMVRRGLHPNIITYSALMDGYCLRGEIEEAENVIDRMMEQDIVPDIITYNSLINGYCKKKQIDKARHLFQEIQVKGLIPDVVTYNSMLQGLFLSGHPATAIELFIKMQEKGLAPNICTYRILLHGMCKNSQCSDALALFRSLGNEELMEDVGLYNILIDGCSKCGNPNVAMDLFDELCLKGLKPDVRTYTVMISLYCQQGLFVKGKELLRKMEENDCLPNSFTYNVIVRELLKENECGQAEIFLEEMINRGFMPDHATFENLLVRIPNVGKDSRLRTIVLKLTSVERKDAKST